A genomic region of Lytechinus pictus isolate F3 Inbred chromosome 2, Lp3.0, whole genome shotgun sequence contains the following coding sequences:
- the LOC129273769 gene encoding uncharacterized protein LOC129273769 isoform X2 — MKQATCNASHYDPHLYPSTGPFFEGWYTRLTDTDNNRSFGVLFGRVLPRINQSTSAGDSAPLTYIGLLRSNGESPMVVVEAYPDEDDIEVTIHGGKPVTGKNPSLQTPSYFEYVARPFGFFNVTPDSTVFNFTIEGVTFAGSFSGPLLWDSTGQGPEGWLSNLPLLPIHWFVYSLGTLGRYTWTHSGSVIYGMAHAHQEKNWGQGFPAGWMWTQAYNRTANATFAGTFGILSYFDTSPTIPAHLFGYRNFERHLHFDFRPDNSFTTQELWPCDGTAAVKIFSPLYILELTMSTPLNTFQKCLRGPVETGFRYNLVETYVATIRIVIKKLGIWGYSVIEDQIFHGAAYEFGRDYLCPKNPCT; from the exons ATGAAGCAAGCCACTTG CAATGCAAGTCACTATGACCCTCATCTCTACCCATCCACCGGGCCTTTCTTTGAGGGTTGGTACACCAGACTAACTGATACAGACAACAATAGATCATTCGGTGTGCTCTTCGGTCGTGTCCTCCCAAGGATCAACCAGTCGACGTCAGCAGGAGACTCTGCTCCGCTGACTTACATCGGTCTCTTACGCAGCAATGGTGAGTCTCCTATGGTGGTCGTCGAGGCCTACCCAGATGAAGACGACATCGAGGTTACAATACATGGTGGAAAACCGGTCACTGGCAAAAACCCCTCGTTGCAGACACCGTCTTACTTCGAGTATGTTGCACGCCCCTTTGGATTCTTCAACGTGACTCCAGACTCGACGGTATTTAATTTCacaattgaaggagtgacttttgCAGGAAGCTTCTCTGGACCACTGCTCTGGGACTCTACTGGGCAGG GTCCAGAAGGCTGGCTTTCTAACCTACCACTGCTACCAATTCATTGGTTTGTCTATAGCCTAGGAACTCTAGGAAGATACACATGGACTCATTCAGGCTCCGTCATATATGGTATGGCTCATGCCCATCAAGAGAAGAACTGGGGCCAGGGCTTCCCGGCAGGCTGGATGTGGACACAGGCATACAATCGCACTGCAAATGCGACATTCGCAGGAACATTCGGAAtcctttcatattttgatacctCTCCCACAATCCCGGCCCACTTGTTTGGCTACAGAAACTTTGAACGTCATCTTCATTTTGATTTCAGGCCTGATAATTCATTTACGACACAGGAGCTATGGCCGTGTGATGGGACGGCTGCGGTTAAGATCTTCAGTCCATTGTATATTTTGGAGTTGACAATGAGTACTCCTTTAAATACTTTTCAGAAGTGTCTCCGCGGTCCAGTGGAAACGGGCTTCCGTTACAATTTGGTAGAGACCTACGTGGCAACCATAAGGATTGTCATCAAGAAACTGGGTATTTGGGGCTACAGCGTGATTGAAGATCAGATATTCCACGGGGCTGCGTATGAGTTTGGTAGAGATTATCTTTGTCCGAAAAAtccatgtacataa
- the LOC129273769 gene encoding uncharacterized protein LOC129273769 isoform X1: MKHLCWPVYHDIGFVVKTAMHLLILVICLLLLPDSNASHYDPHLYPSTGPFFEGWYTRLTDTDNNRSFGVLFGRVLPRINQSTSAGDSAPLTYIGLLRSNGESPMVVVEAYPDEDDIEVTIHGGKPVTGKNPSLQTPSYFEYVARPFGFFNVTPDSTVFNFTIEGVTFAGSFSGPLLWDSTGQGPEGWLSNLPLLPIHWFVYSLGTLGRYTWTHSGSVIYGMAHAHQEKNWGQGFPAGWMWTQAYNRTANATFAGTFGILSYFDTSPTIPAHLFGYRNFERHLHFDFRPDNSFTTQELWPCDGTAAVKIFSPLYILELTMSTPLNTFQKCLRGPVETGFRYNLVETYVATIRIVIKKLGIWGYSVIEDQIFHGAAYEFGRDYLCPKNPCT, translated from the exons ATGAAACATTTATGTTGGCCTGTATACCATGATATTGGGTTCGTTGTAAAGACTGCGATGCACTTGTTAATTCTGGTGATTTGTTTGCTGTTGCTCCCTGACAGCAATGCAAGTCACTATGACCCTCATCTCTACCCATCCACCGGGCCTTTCTTTGAGGGTTGGTACACCAGACTAACTGATACAGACAACAATAGATCATTCGGTGTGCTCTTCGGTCGTGTCCTCCCAAGGATCAACCAGTCGACGTCAGCAGGAGACTCTGCTCCGCTGACTTACATCGGTCTCTTACGCAGCAATGGTGAGTCTCCTATGGTGGTCGTCGAGGCCTACCCAGATGAAGACGACATCGAGGTTACAATACATGGTGGAAAACCGGTCACTGGCAAAAACCCCTCGTTGCAGACACCGTCTTACTTCGAGTATGTTGCACGCCCCTTTGGATTCTTCAACGTGACTCCAGACTCGACGGTATTTAATTTCacaattgaaggagtgacttttgCAGGAAGCTTCTCTGGACCACTGCTCTGGGACTCTACTGGGCAGG GTCCAGAAGGCTGGCTTTCTAACCTACCACTGCTACCAATTCATTGGTTTGTCTATAGCCTAGGAACTCTAGGAAGATACACATGGACTCATTCAGGCTCCGTCATATATGGTATGGCTCATGCCCATCAAGAGAAGAACTGGGGCCAGGGCTTCCCGGCAGGCTGGATGTGGACACAGGCATACAATCGCACTGCAAATGCGACATTCGCAGGAACATTCGGAAtcctttcatattttgatacctCTCCCACAATCCCGGCCCACTTGTTTGGCTACAGAAACTTTGAACGTCATCTTCATTTTGATTTCAGGCCTGATAATTCATTTACGACACAGGAGCTATGGCCGTGTGATGGGACGGCTGCGGTTAAGATCTTCAGTCCATTGTATATTTTGGAGTTGACAATGAGTACTCCTTTAAATACTTTTCAGAAGTGTCTCCGCGGTCCAGTGGAAACGGGCTTCCGTTACAATTTGGTAGAGACCTACGTGGCAACCATAAGGATTGTCATCAAGAAACTGGGTATTTGGGGCTACAGCGTGATTGAAGATCAGATATTCCACGGGGCTGCGTATGAGTTTGGTAGAGATTATCTTTGTCCGAAAAAtccatgtacataa